ATGTTGATCAAGCCAGGAATTCGAAAGGAGGCGATTATATTACCCTTGTTCGATCCATGTATCATTGACGGCTGAGTCATTACTGGCTGGAAGGGTTCTGGAATGGGAAGACTTGGACGTGGAGATCCAGTGGATATAGACGGGGATTTAGCAagcggaggtggaggcatGAAATAATGACAATCGTCTGGGATTACAGGAACGAAACCCGGTGGTCCAGATCCTGGAACCGGATAAGGAATCGCCCTAGGGGCAGTGATACGACAGGTTGGTAGGTGAGGCGGTTTGATCCcaaaagaaggagaagaggtcTCGAGGGTTAGAGGCACATTGTCCCAGGACTAACAAAATCACTGATTAGTCTGGTTTAGGTGCGCAATCAAGAAATGACGCATACCTCCCCTGTGGCCTGATGGACAATAGCCTTGTACAGGATAAACACATTCTTCTCAGACGTTTGGGTATCGACGCGAATGTCATAACTTGCTGTCCAATCAGCTCCGTACACAACTTGAAATACGATGATGTATATTGAGTATAAAATCGAAATGTAAGCATTTTGATGTTGACCCACCATATTTAATAAAAATTCTGACAGTTTCTGTAAGTTGACCATGTACATTGATTGATACTTTCCAGGAAAAAGGTTGCACTTTGGGTGCCTTCCTATCTGCTTCCCTAACGCGTGCGAGTTCCTGCTGAGCAACGGAAAGCTCTTTCTTCAAATCAAGAATCTTTTGGCCGATTTTTTGACCAAGCATCATGTACCCATCCAATGTGGATTCTAAGCGTGCAATGTCGACCTTTTCAGCGTGGACGGTTGACAAGTATTTGTTCAAAGCTTCTCGAGAGGATCTAGCGCTTTGTAATGCAGTTTCAATGTTCGAGCATTCCCTGACTAGCCTGGATTGCTCGCTGTTGTCGTCGCTATTTTGGGGTGGTACAGTGTGCTCGACGGTCACGTCGTGAATAGATgcgtttccttttccttccacTCTGTACAATCATTGATCAGCTTTTCAATAATTAATACCAATTAATCCCCATCTACCTCAAAGAATCCTGTTGAAATGTGCAAGGGAGCCCCGTAATAACGACGATATTCGAACCAGCTTGGATTTCAAACTTAAAGAGGCGTGTTATCTCTGCATGACCAGAGTATAAGTTTATGTTCGTGATTTGACTATGCTCTTGGGCGCTCAGTTCGACTGTATTGATGTCTTGTTTCATATGTGACGAATGGGAAAATTGATAGGGGTTACAGGAAGGTGGCATTGAACACTTGTGATTCCTTCGTACTTATACTACTGTCGTTCGTGTACGACACTGATATGAATCGTAATACCTAACACTGCCAACTGACGTTTACTTATTTTGAGTTCGCTAGCACTGCCAACTATCCTTGGACCTGCCTTGGATTACTGGCCATGTTTTGACGTTATATAGTAATTGTCTTCTAAAAACCAATAATGTGCGAAATGAattgtctttttttattaAACGACGCTATATGCTCACAGGCCCTTACGTAGGAAGAGAACAGCTT
This Psilocybe cubensis strain MGC-MH-2018 chromosome 3, whole genome shotgun sequence DNA region includes the following protein-coding sequences:
- a CDS encoding Protein F37C4.5, with protein sequence MKQDINTVELSAQEHSQITNINLYSGHAEITRLFKFEIQAGSNIVVITGLPCTFQQDSLRVEGKGNASIHDVTVEHTVPPQNSDDNSEQSRLVRECSNIETALQSARSSREALNKYLSTVHAEKVDIARLESTLDGYMMLGQKIGQKILDLKKELSVAQQELARVREADRKAPKVQPFSWKVSINVHGQLTETVRIFIKYVVYGADWTASYDIRVDTQTSEKNVFILYKAIVHQATGESWDNVPLTLETSSPSFGIKPPHLPTCRITAPRAIPYPVPGSGPPGFVPVIPDDCHYFMPPPPLAKSPSISTGSPRPSLPIPEPFQPVMTQPSMIHGSNKGNIIASFRIPGLINIPNDGGNHNVSVTQLDLDAAITWYAVPATDTRVHMKAEIRNVSQFTFVPGSANVYVDGSFIATTAIPSVSPQDTFDCPLGLDSTVRITYHPQERKAATSGFYSKTSSNTFVQRITVLNTKSIMIKNLKLIERIPVSEDERIEVKLLQPALALPTQSSKTSSSWQKPIKVSSSVVAQWNGVYEAGVDQESLGKDGKFNWVISVPPHKSVSLTLQYEVSHPKNLDLTWYTD